The proteins below are encoded in one region of Deinococcus aquaedulcis:
- a CDS encoding FAD-dependent oxidoreductase, giving the protein MTLPYRTLDRDWDVLVAGGGTAGAVAGIAAARTGARVLVVEAQGSLGGSGTNAWVTPLMRNVSGGRNLNLGLTTEIKARLRARGDGAADASGNDNWFNPEGLKFVLEDLLLEASGEVLYHTAVVAPLGGDGGWVMGDGGGREELHSAPRPPLPASPPHPITALVVHNKGGLQALQARIFIDATGDADVAAGAGVPFHAGDADGVHQAMSLRFTLAGVDTARLRAFLNAQGQWQESAAFLHFWMVWGRGSTLEPLFRAAVAAGQLLERDGDYVQAFSVPGRPGELSFNCPRIRADLNDGTDPWHLSAAQVDGRQAITRLLAFCRASLPGCEAAYLGVVAPMVGVRETRRIVGDYTLTLADILDCARFPDSICRNHYPVDIHSPRGAKLIHEREGRAPYFAPDAYHEIPYRALLPVGVPNLLVPGRAASSTFEAQSAIRVQQNCHTMGEAAGIAAAWAALRHGGNVRAVDVDALQAEMRARGGNV; this is encoded by the coding sequence ATGACCCTCCCCTACCGCACGCTGGACCGCGACTGGGACGTGCTGGTGGCGGGCGGCGGCACGGCAGGCGCGGTGGCCGGCATCGCGGCGGCCCGCACCGGGGCCCGGGTGCTGGTCGTGGAAGCCCAGGGCAGCCTGGGGGGCAGCGGCACCAACGCCTGGGTGACGCCGCTGATGCGCAACGTTTCGGGCGGCCGGAATCTGAACCTGGGCCTGACCACCGAGATCAAGGCCCGCCTGCGCGCACGCGGCGACGGCGCCGCCGACGCCAGCGGCAATGACAACTGGTTTAACCCCGAGGGCCTGAAGTTCGTGCTGGAGGACCTGTTGCTGGAGGCCAGCGGCGAGGTGCTGTACCACACGGCGGTGGTGGCGCCGTTGGGGGGGGATGGTGGATGGGTGATGGGTGATGGCGGGGGGCGGGAGGAGCTTCATTCCGCGCCCCGCCCCCCGCTCCCCGCTTCCCCCCCACACCCCATCACCGCCCTCGTCGTGCACAACAAAGGCGGCCTGCAGGCGCTGCAGGCGCGCATCTTTATTGACGCCACCGGGGACGCGGACGTGGCGGCGGGGGCGGGGGTGCCCTTTCACGCCGGGGACGCGGACGGAGTGCATCAGGCCATGAGCCTGCGCTTTACGCTGGCCGGGGTGGACACGGCGCGGCTGCGCGCCTTCCTGAACGCCCAGGGGCAGTGGCAGGAGAGCGCGGCCTTTCTGCACTTCTGGATGGTCTGGGGGCGGGGCAGCACGCTGGAACCGCTGTTCCGGGCGGCGGTGGCGGCAGGGCAGTTGCTGGAGCGCGACGGCGATTATGTCCAGGCCTTTAGCGTGCCGGGGCGCCCGGGGGAACTCAGTTTCAACTGCCCGCGCATCCGCGCCGACCTGAACGACGGCACCGATCCCTGGCACCTCAGCGCGGCGCAGGTGGACGGGCGGCAGGCAATCACGCGCCTGTTGGCCTTTTGCCGGGCCTCGCTGCCCGGGTGCGAGGCGGCCTATCTGGGCGTGGTGGCGCCGATGGTGGGCGTGCGCGAAACGCGGCGCATCGTGGGCGACTACACCCTCACGCTGGCCGATATTCTGGATTGCGCCCGCTTTCCCGACAGTATCTGCCGCAACCACTATCCGGTGGACATTCACAGCCCACGCGGCGCCAAACTAATTCATGAGCGCGAGGGCCGCGCCCCCTACTTTGCCCCGGACGCCTACCACGAGATTCCGTACCGGGCGCTGCTGCCTGTGGGGGTGCCGAACCTGCTGGTGCCGGGGCGCGCGGCCAGCAGCACCTTTGAAGCGCAATCAGCCATACGGGTGCAGCAGAACTGCCACACCATGGGCGAGGCGGCGGGGATTGCGGCGGCCTGGGCAGCGTTGCGGCACGGCGGGAACGTGCGCGCGGTGGACGTGGACGCCCTACAAGCCGAGATGCGGGCGCGGGGGGGCAACGTGTGA
- the icd gene encoding NADP-dependent isocitrate dehydrogenase has translation MDKHIKVPAQGEKITMQNGQLTVPNHPIIPFVEGDGTGPDIWRASVRVLDAAVEAAYGGERKIEWMEVYAGEKSLEVYGENEWLPQGTINAFNEYLFGIKGPLTTPVGTGIRSINVALRQELDLYACVRPVQYFEGVPSPVKRPQDVNMVIFRENTEDIYAGIEYKAGTDEADKVRGFLTREMGVKKIRFPETSSFGIKPVSKEGTERLVRAAIQYAVDNGRGSVSLVHKGNIMKFTEGGFRDWGYELAKREFGAVELDGGPWLKLPNGIVIKDVIADNFLQQILLRPTDYDVIATLNLNGDYISDALAAQVGGIGIAPGANINYVTGHAIFEATHGTAPKYANKDVINPSSVILSGEMMLRYMGWTEAADLILKGLDATIQQKTVTYDFARGMDGATEVKTSEFADRIIENIKGNKA, from the coding sequence ATGGATAAGCACATTAAGGTGCCCGCGCAGGGCGAAAAGATCACCATGCAGAACGGCCAACTGACCGTTCCCAACCACCCCATCATTCCCTTCGTGGAAGGCGACGGCACCGGCCCCGACATCTGGCGCGCCAGCGTGCGCGTGCTGGACGCGGCGGTGGAAGCGGCCTACGGCGGCGAACGCAAGATCGAGTGGATGGAAGTCTACGCGGGCGAAAAGAGCCTGGAAGTGTACGGCGAGAACGAGTGGCTGCCCCAGGGCACCATCAATGCCTTCAACGAGTACCTGTTCGGCATCAAGGGCCCGCTGACCACCCCCGTGGGCACCGGCATCCGCTCCATCAACGTGGCGCTGCGCCAGGAACTCGACCTGTACGCCTGCGTGCGCCCCGTGCAGTACTTCGAGGGCGTGCCCAGCCCCGTCAAGCGCCCCCAGGACGTCAACATGGTGATCTTCCGCGAGAACACCGAAGACATCTACGCGGGCATTGAGTACAAGGCCGGCACCGATGAGGCCGACAAGGTGCGCGGCTTCCTGACCCGCGAAATGGGCGTCAAGAAGATCCGCTTCCCCGAAACCAGCTCGTTTGGCATCAAGCCTGTGTCCAAGGAAGGCACCGAGCGCCTCGTGCGCGCCGCCATCCAGTACGCCGTGGACAATGGCCGGGGGAGCGTCTCGCTGGTGCACAAGGGCAACATCATGAAGTTCACGGAAGGCGGCTTCCGCGACTGGGGCTATGAACTCGCCAAGCGCGAATTCGGCGCGGTGGAACTGGACGGCGGCCCCTGGCTCAAACTGCCCAACGGCATCGTGATCAAGGACGTGATCGCCGACAACTTCCTGCAGCAGATCCTGCTGCGCCCCACCGACTACGACGTGATCGCCACCCTGAACCTGAACGGCGACTACATCAGCGACGCGCTGGCGGCGCAGGTGGGCGGCATTGGCATCGCGCCCGGCGCGAACATCAACTACGTGACGGGCCACGCCATCTTCGAGGCGACCCACGGCACCGCGCCCAAGTACGCGAACAAGGACGTCATCAACCCCTCCTCCGTGATCCTGAGCGGCGAGATGATGCTGCGCTACATGGGCTGGACCGAGGCCGCCGACCTGATCCTGAAGGGCCTGGACGCCACCATTCAGCAGAAGACCGTGACCTACGACTTCGCCCGTGGTATGGACGGCGCCACCGAAGTGAAGACCAGCGAGTTCGCCGACCGCATTATCGAGAACATCAAGGGCAACAAGGCGTAA
- the nadC gene encoding carboxylating nicotinate-nucleotide diphosphorylase produces the protein MLSLDDRLRAALAEDIGRGDATTLATIPAGQPARAEFLLKEPGVLSGLEVAARVFALVDERVTVTWTARDGEARERGVFGTLAGPARSLLTGERLALNLLQRLSGVATQTRRYVDALGEGRTRLLDTRKTTPLWRDLEKQAVRDGGGFNHRAGLDDGILIKDNHVAAAGGIAEAIRRARDHAYLLKVECEVPDLPGLEEALRAGADRVLLDNMNDALLAEAVSLRDRVAPHVTLEASGNMTLERLPRVQESGVDFVSAGALTHSAPALDISLNFQPEDQP, from the coding sequence ATGCTGAGCCTGGATGACCGCCTGCGCGCCGCCCTGGCCGAGGACATTGGGCGCGGCGACGCCACCACACTGGCGACCATTCCTGCAGGCCAGCCGGCCCGCGCCGAGTTCCTGCTGAAAGAGCCCGGGGTACTGAGCGGCCTGGAGGTGGCGGCGCGCGTGTTCGCCCTGGTGGACGAGCGCGTCACCGTCACCTGGACCGCCCGCGACGGCGAGGCGCGCGAACGCGGCGTGTTTGGCACCCTGGCGGGCCCGGCACGCAGCCTGCTCACTGGCGAGCGGCTGGCCCTGAACCTCCTGCAGCGCCTGAGCGGCGTGGCGACCCAGACGCGGCGGTATGTGGACGCGCTGGGCGAAGGCCGCACGCGCCTGCTGGACACCCGCAAGACCACCCCGCTGTGGCGCGACCTGGAAAAGCAGGCGGTGCGCGACGGCGGCGGCTTCAACCACCGCGCCGGGCTGGACGACGGCATCCTGATCAAGGACAACCATGTGGCGGCGGCGGGCGGCATTGCCGAGGCGATTCGCCGCGCCCGCGACCACGCGTACCTGCTGAAGGTGGAGTGCGAGGTGCCGGACCTGCCGGGGCTGGAAGAAGCCTTGCGCGCAGGCGCGGACCGCGTGCTGCTGGACAACATGAACGACGCCCTGCTGGCCGAGGCGGTGTCCCTGCGTGACCGCGTGGCCCCCCACGTGACCCTGGAAGCCAGCGGCAACATGACCCTGGAACGCCTGCCCCGCGTGCAGGAAAGCGGCGTGGACTTCGTGAGCGCCGGCGCCCTGACCCATTCGGCCCCCGCCCTGGACATCAGCCTGAACTTTCAGCCCGAGGACCAACCATGA
- a CDS encoding carbohydrate ABC transporter permease — translation MPESALPASLLQADPHARLAAQLKAQRRRRERWRNALAYAVLVVIALIMLYPFYWTFITSFEPTGNIYEAKLWPEGFTLRNYTEMFQGTTVPFWRLVLNSVVICVLGVTLSTTLATLAAYPLAKMRFPGRDLVFYAILVLMVLPNEAGLIVNFITTIKLGLLQQTNPVADTVRQYLAVVLPGAASIVGLFLLRQAYLNVPLELIEAARIDGARELTIWRRVMLPLAMPTIAAFAILEFVAYWNSFLWARIMLPDKNMLPLSAGLLELSGTFSTNSRAVMAGAVITVLPILVVFLLGQRYFMKGLEGAVKG, via the coding sequence ATGCCTGAATCCGCCCTGCCCGCCAGCCTGCTGCAGGCCGACCCCCACGCCCGCCTCGCCGCGCAGCTGAAAGCCCAGCGGCGGCGGCGTGAGCGCTGGCGCAATGCCCTGGCCTACGCCGTGTTGGTCGTCATCGCGCTGATCATGCTGTACCCCTTCTACTGGACCTTCATCACGTCCTTTGAGCCCACCGGCAACATCTACGAGGCCAAGCTGTGGCCCGAAGGGTTCACGCTGCGCAACTACACCGAGATGTTCCAGGGCACCACGGTGCCGTTCTGGCGGCTGGTGCTGAATTCAGTGGTCATCTGCGTGCTGGGCGTCACCCTGAGCACCACACTGGCGACGCTGGCCGCCTACCCACTGGCCAAAATGCGCTTTCCGGGGCGCGACCTGGTCTTCTACGCCATTCTGGTGCTGATGGTCCTGCCCAACGAGGCCGGGCTGATCGTCAACTTCATCACGACCATCAAGCTGGGGCTGCTGCAACAGACCAACCCCGTGGCCGATACGGTGCGGCAGTACCTCGCGGTGGTGCTGCCCGGCGCCGCCAGCATCGTGGGGCTGTTTCTGCTGCGTCAGGCGTACCTGAACGTGCCGCTGGAACTGATTGAAGCCGCGCGGATTGACGGCGCGCGCGAACTGACCATCTGGCGCCGCGTCATGCTGCCGCTGGCGATGCCTACCATTGCCGCCTTTGCCATTCTGGAGTTCGTGGCGTACTGGAATTCGTTTCTGTGGGCGCGCATCATGCTGCCGGACAAGAACATGCTGCCCCTTTCGGCCGGCCTACTGGAGCTGTCGGGGACCTTCAGCACGAACAGCCGCGCGGTGATGGCGGGCGCGGTGATCACCGTGCTGCCCATTCTGGTCGTGTTTCTGCTGGGCCAGCGGTACTTTATGAAAGGGCTGGAAGGCGCGGTGAAGGGCTGA
- a CDS encoding histidine phosphatase family protein, with amino-acid sequence MTALPPGTLLLVRHAKAAGQAPDAPLTPEGRAGAQALAEHLAPLGVTRIVSSPWGRAVGTAQPLAGTLGLDIHTDPRLTERVLTARPVGWWKSALRLSFRLPLLRFPGGESGRRAGARVHAALAEARDPEGVCVVVTHGNLLALALGLGFAEWATLRNPDVWVWSPGTPPRRLSP; translated from the coding sequence GTGACCGCCCTGCCCCCGGGCACCCTCCTGCTGGTGCGCCACGCGAAGGCCGCTGGGCAAGCGCCCGATGCCCCCCTGACCCCCGAGGGCCGGGCGGGCGCACAGGCTCTGGCCGAGCACCTTGCCCCTCTGGGCGTCACGCGGATCGTGAGTAGTCCCTGGGGCCGCGCGGTGGGCACTGCGCAGCCGCTGGCCGGGACCCTGGGCCTGGACATCCACACCGACCCCCGCCTGACAGAACGGGTGCTGACCGCTCGTCCAGTGGGCTGGTGGAAAAGTGCCCTGCGCCTGAGCTTCCGGCTGCCTCTCCTGCGCTTTCCGGGCGGGGAATCCGGGCGCCGGGCCGGGGCCCGCGTACACGCCGCGCTGGCCGAAGCACGCGATCCAGAGGGCGTCTGCGTGGTCGTCACCCACGGCAACCTGCTGGCTCTGGCACTGGGCCTGGGTTTTGCCGAGTGGGCGACCCTCCGCAACCCGGACGTCTGGGTATGGTCGCCCGGCACCCCGCCCCGGCGGCTGAGCCCCTAA
- a CDS encoding DinB family protein has protein sequence MTAFAHLATTLKDDRAFQIRTGPPAPFTPQIAALVDMLTYARLTTLQAVADMTPEELDTVPPGLGNSCGMLLAHLAAVHRIYHALSFEGHDPYDTGAFAPHRAALDLGEAARTQFCGHDLAWYEADLRETMALTLAGLAGRDDEWLTQPVPADPSLNHHWAWFHVMEDEVSHRGQMRLIRRLLRGEAQ, from the coding sequence ATGACCGCCTTTGCCCATCTGGCCACCACCCTGAAAGATGACCGGGCGTTCCAGATTCGCACCGGTCCTCCGGCGCCCTTCACCCCCCAGATCGCCGCGCTGGTCGACATGCTCACGTATGCCCGCCTGACCACCCTGCAGGCGGTGGCCGACATGACCCCCGAAGAACTGGATACCGTGCCGCCGGGGCTGGGCAATTCCTGCGGCATGCTGCTGGCGCATCTGGCAGCGGTGCACCGCATTTACCACGCCCTGAGCTTTGAAGGTCATGACCCCTACGACACAGGGGCGTTTGCCCCCCACCGCGCCGCCCTGGACCTGGGCGAGGCGGCGCGGACCCAGTTTTGCGGCCACGATCTGGCGTGGTACGAGGCCGACCTGCGCGAGACGATGGCCCTGACGCTGGCTGGACTGGCCGGGCGCGACGATGAGTGGCTGACCCAGCCCGTCCCGGCCGATCCCAGCTTGAACCACCACTGGGCCTGGTTTCACGTGATGGAAGACGAGGTCAGCCACCGGGGCCAGATGCGCCTGATTCGCCGCCTGCTGCGGGGAGAGGCCCAGTGA
- a CDS encoding NUDIX domain-containing protein produces MWGRKTQRFYVNARAIIEREHAGAREVLLQQRAKPGEPRTLELPGGQLDPFEGITQALAREVQEETGLSVTAFLDDLNRTHTVMPGAEVECLTPAFVYQTLRGPVDSVGFFFRVQAAGELTQQGDHAQGHVWVPLTEVRRQLDHDPAGFNWLTQAALRHLFAHAWRDEAAAPDPVLAP; encoded by the coding sequence ATGTGGGGCCGCAAAACGCAGCGGTTTTACGTGAACGCACGGGCGATCATTGAACGTGAGCACGCCGGCGCGCGTGAGGTCCTGCTGCAACAGCGCGCCAAACCCGGCGAGCCGCGTACCCTGGAGCTGCCGGGCGGCCAGCTGGACCCCTTTGAAGGCATCACACAGGCCCTGGCCCGCGAGGTGCAAGAGGAAACCGGCCTGAGCGTCACCGCCTTTCTGGACGACCTGAACCGCACCCATACGGTCATGCCCGGCGCCGAGGTGGAATGCCTGACCCCGGCCTTTGTGTACCAGACCCTGCGCGGCCCAGTGGACAGCGTGGGCTTCTTTTTCCGCGTGCAGGCGGCGGGCGAGCTGACCCAGCAGGGCGACCACGCGCAGGGGCACGTCTGGGTGCCCCTTACAGAGGTGCGCCGCCAGCTGGACCACGACCCGGCGGGCTTCAACTGGCTGACCCAGGCGGCCCTGCGCCATCTGTTCGCCCACGCGTGGCGCGACGAGGCCGCTGCACCCGATCCTGTTTTGGCCCCATGA
- the nadA gene encoding quinolinate synthase NadA, producing the protein MKSLNEPTPVVPRPQVPHRDLLQLQVLPDEAALRADIERLRREKNAVILAHNYQRPEVQQIADFVGDSLGLSRQAAKTDAQVIVFAGVHFMAETAAILNPEKTVLLPDLRAGCSLADTLTAQGIRDWKAQNPGGLVVTYVNTTADVKAVSDYCVTSGNAVQVVQSLPEGVPVLFAPDRYLAAHVIRETGRQMDVWDGACHVHEAIRPEDVQGQQAAYPDAELLIHPECGCSSKILGAIPELQLYSTEGMIGRAKTSPAQEFIVVTETGMVTRLEKDVPDKTFIPVSRTACCEYMKMITLENIRDSLVNLQPRVTVPEEIRVRALKPIERMLAIG; encoded by the coding sequence ATGAAGAGTCTCAACGAACCCACCCCGGTGGTGCCGCGCCCCCAGGTGCCGCACCGCGACCTGCTGCAGCTGCAAGTTCTGCCCGATGAGGCCGCGCTGCGCGCCGATATCGAGCGCCTGCGCCGGGAAAAGAACGCGGTCATTCTGGCCCACAACTACCAGCGCCCGGAGGTGCAGCAGATCGCCGACTTCGTGGGCGACTCGCTGGGCCTCTCCCGCCAGGCCGCGAAGACCGACGCCCAGGTGATCGTGTTTGCGGGCGTGCACTTCATGGCCGAAACCGCCGCGATCCTGAACCCAGAAAAGACCGTCCTGCTGCCGGACCTGCGCGCGGGCTGCTCGCTCGCCGACACACTGACCGCCCAAGGCATCCGCGACTGGAAGGCGCAGAACCCCGGCGGGCTGGTCGTGACCTACGTGAACACCACCGCCGACGTGAAGGCCGTTTCGGACTACTGCGTCACCAGCGGCAACGCCGTGCAGGTCGTGCAGAGCCTCCCGGAAGGGGTACCCGTCCTATTTGCCCCGGACCGCTACCTCGCCGCCCATGTGATCCGCGAAACGGGCCGCCAGATGGACGTGTGGGACGGCGCCTGCCACGTCCACGAGGCCATCCGCCCCGAAGACGTGCAGGGCCAGCAGGCCGCCTACCCGGACGCCGAACTGCTGATTCACCCAGAATGCGGCTGCTCCAGCAAGATTCTGGGCGCCATTCCTGAACTGCAGCTCTACTCCACCGAGGGGATGATTGGCCGCGCCAAAACCAGCCCCGCGCAGGAATTCATTGTGGTGACCGAAACGGGCATGGTCACGCGGTTGGAAAAGGACGTGCCGGACAAGACCTTCATTCCGGTCAGCCGCACGGCCTGCTGCGAGTACATGAAGATGATCACGCTGGAGAACATCCGCGACAGCCTCGTGAACCTGCAGCCGCGCGTGACAGTGCCCGAGGAGATTCGCGTCCGGGCCCTGAAGCCCATTGAACGCATGCTGGCGATTGGCTAA
- a CDS encoding serine aminopeptidase domain-containing protein, with amino-acid sequence MSRPAFAGDPHATPMTGGVPYTVERRVLAGVPCLVERPPEGQSVRALCVVYHGAWATKEGKLGVYSALTAAGAAVVLPDSALHGERQDDTPPGLNAREYVWESVRRTVAEAPALLDAAQAIYGAVPVWVVGSSMGGYVAQTLGRTEPRVARVAALITSGVWHEPAVRAPTLRAFLDTHRPLTHAGDLAPTPLLLASGEADDTFALAAHHVPTAQAYRAAYAQAGYPEHVQARTYPGVGHYTSRRMRDDAVAFLLG; translated from the coding sequence GTGAGCCGCCCTGCCTTTGCCGGCGATCCCCACGCCACGCCCATGACCGGGGGCGTGCCTTACACCGTCGAGCGCCGCGTGCTGGCTGGGGTGCCCTGTCTGGTGGAGCGGCCCCCGGAAGGGCAGTCGGTGCGTGCCCTGTGCGTCGTGTACCACGGCGCCTGGGCCACCAAGGAGGGCAAACTGGGCGTGTACAGCGCCCTGACAGCGGCCGGAGCGGCCGTCGTTCTGCCTGATAGCGCCCTGCACGGCGAGCGGCAGGATGACACCCCGCCCGGCCTGAATGCCCGCGAATACGTGTGGGAGAGCGTGCGCCGCACCGTGGCCGAAGCCCCGGCCCTGCTGGACGCGGCCCAGGCCATCTACGGCGCCGTTCCCGTCTGGGTGGTGGGGTCCAGCATGGGGGGCTATGTGGCGCAGACGCTGGGCCGCACCGAACCCCGCGTCGCGCGCGTGGCCGCGCTGATTACGTCTGGCGTGTGGCACGAACCCGCAGTGCGGGCGCCCACACTGCGCGCCTTTCTGGACACCCACCGCCCCCTGACCCACGCGGGTGACCTGGCACCCACGCCCCTGCTCCTGGCCAGCGGCGAGGCCGATGACACCTTTGCGCTGGCCGCCCACCATGTCCCCACCGCCCAGGCGTACCGCGCCGCCTATGCCCAGGCCGGCTACCCAGAACACGTCCAGGCGCGCACCTACCCCGGTGTGGGCCACTACACCAGCCGCCGCATGCGCGACGACGCGGTGGCGTTCCTGCTGGGTTGA
- a CDS encoding carbohydrate ABC transporter permease, which yields MTTIRRRPSRREQHRLGGTGARVTARNTLVAYAFMLPFLILLVLYHTWPVLFGTYLAFTKYNIIQPPQWVGLDNFRELFADEQFWAGLRNSLKYILVVPVIQVIAILVALLVNRPLKGIGFFRTAYYVPVVTSFAVVGLIWNWMYQQGGPVNTVLGALGLPRDGSLLNNPATALYAVMFVTLWKGIGYYMVLYLAGLQSISPELEEAATIDGASRAQVFWHITLPGLRPTILVCSLLSTISAIKVFEEIYVMTQGGPAGSTYSALFYTYSRAFLDYKYGLAAAGGIIIAVISVLFGLINFRLTRGGRVDA from the coding sequence ATGACCACAATCAGGCGGCGCCCCTCGCGCCGGGAACAACACCGCCTTGGCGGCACGGGTGCGCGGGTCACGGCGCGCAACACGCTGGTCGCTTACGCGTTCATGCTGCCATTTCTGATCCTGCTGGTGCTGTACCACACCTGGCCGGTGCTGTTCGGCACCTATCTGGCGTTCACGAAATACAACATCATTCAGCCGCCGCAGTGGGTGGGCCTGGACAACTTCCGGGAGCTATTTGCCGACGAGCAGTTCTGGGCGGGGCTGCGCAACAGCCTCAAGTACATCCTGGTGGTGCCCGTCATTCAGGTGATCGCCATTCTGGTGGCGCTGCTGGTCAACCGGCCCCTGAAGGGCATCGGGTTTTTCCGCACGGCCTACTACGTGCCAGTGGTAACCAGTTTTGCCGTGGTGGGCCTGATCTGGAACTGGATGTACCAGCAGGGCGGCCCGGTGAACACGGTGCTGGGCGCGCTGGGCCTGCCGCGCGACGGCAGCCTGCTGAACAATCCCGCCACCGCCCTGTACGCGGTCATGTTCGTGACCCTGTGGAAGGGCATTGGCTACTACATGGTGCTGTATCTGGCAGGCTTGCAGAGCATCAGCCCCGAACTGGAAGAGGCCGCCACTATTGACGGCGCCAGCCGCGCGCAGGTGTTCTGGCACATCACCCTGCCGGGGCTGCGGCCCACCATTCTGGTGTGCAGCCTGCTGAGCACCATCAGCGCCATCAAGGTCTTTGAAGAGATTTACGTGATGACCCAGGGGGGCCCGGCGGGCAGCACCTATTCGGCGCTGTTTTACACCTACTCACGGGCGTTCTTGGATTACAAGTACGGGCTGGCCGCCGCCGGGGGGATCATCATCGCGGTGATCAGTGTGCTGTTCGGCCTGATCAATTTCCGCCTGACCCGGGGAGGGAGGGTGGATGCCTGA
- a CDS encoding serine hydrolase domain-containing protein, protein MAGQGCHGLRLEVTAGQEDAVLRFQQQRKIRWAFNLILGLGDHIAQPKAVRMPTQAQLDRLLEKARATNTSTLVVMQRGQVLLDEVCDGRGRRPLETMSVTKAVLSLLVGRAVTLAYLPGPDVPICTFYPEWAQGQKKHITLRHLLTHTSGLQNVPAAPEEIYPSPDFVQLALCAELSHAPGTTFAYNNKAVNLICGVLERATGQKADDFAALELFGPLGITEWHWTRDRAGHPHGMSGLALTGGDLARLGELARAGGGSLISAAWLNDSIQPATTVTQRMGLLWALWHAQARYEITADHVEAVGASGAPGPAKALVQLQGNHSRSALTTLMRQFHFDPSQVPSGVQWFKECLGPRTGFCHDGWLGQYLAVHEEAQLVAVRQVAWDHPEAQTPVTGWPDFLERVEDLARTD, encoded by the coding sequence GTGGCGGGCCAGGGCTGTCACGGTCTGCGGCTGGAGGTAACAGCGGGCCAGGAGGATGCGGTACTCCGCTTTCAGCAGCAGAGAAAAATCAGGTGGGCCTTCAATCTGATTCTGGGCCTTGGCGATCACATTGCTCAGCCTAAGGCTGTCAGGATGCCCACCCAAGCCCAACTGGACCGTCTGTTGGAGAAAGCCCGAGCGACCAACACCAGCACCCTGGTGGTCATGCAGCGCGGTCAAGTGCTGCTTGACGAGGTTTGCGACGGCAGAGGCCGGCGGCCTCTGGAAACCATGAGTGTCACCAAGGCGGTGCTGAGCCTGCTGGTCGGCCGGGCCGTGACCCTGGCGTACCTGCCGGGGCCTGACGTGCCGATCTGTACGTTCTATCCAGAGTGGGCGCAAGGCCAGAAGAAGCACATCACCTTGCGCCACCTGCTGACCCATACCAGTGGTCTGCAGAACGTGCCAGCAGCGCCCGAAGAGATCTACCCCAGTCCTGATTTTGTGCAACTGGCGCTATGTGCCGAGCTGTCACACGCGCCGGGCACCACCTTTGCGTACAACAACAAGGCGGTCAATCTGATCTGTGGGGTTCTGGAGCGGGCCACCGGGCAAAAAGCCGACGACTTCGCGGCGCTTGAGCTGTTCGGCCCCCTGGGGATCACCGAGTGGCACTGGACGCGGGACCGGGCCGGCCACCCACACGGCATGAGCGGGCTGGCGCTGACAGGCGGTGATCTCGCCCGTTTAGGCGAACTGGCACGGGCAGGGGGCGGGTCACTGATCTCAGCCGCGTGGCTGAATGACAGTATTCAGCCAGCCACAACGGTCACCCAGCGCATGGGGCTGCTGTGGGCCTTGTGGCATGCGCAGGCCCGTTACGAAATCACCGCAGACCATGTTGAGGCCGTTGGAGCCTCCGGCGCCCCGGGGCCGGCAAAAGCCCTGGTACAGCTGCAGGGCAACCACTCCCGGTCGGCTCTGACCACATTGATGCGCCAGTTCCACTTTGACCCTTCTCAAGTCCCTTCAGGCGTGCAGTGGTTCAAGGAATGCCTGGGCCCCCGCACTGGCTTCTGCCATGACGGCTGGTTGGGGCAGTACCTGGCCGTGCATGAGGAAGCGCAACTCGTGGCCGTGCGGCAGGTGGCCTGGGATCACCCAGAAGCTCAGACACCTGTAACAGGCTGGCCCGACTTTCTTGAGCGGGTGGAAGATCTGGCTCGCACAGACTGA